CAGCGGGCGGCCGCGCGGCGTGCCCTGGCGCGCCAGCCGCACCTGCACCTGGCCGGGCGCCGGCTGCGACACCTCGGCGATCGTGCGCTGAAGATTGTGCTGGATGTGCTCGAGCAGCGTGGCCATGCCGCACTGCTGTGCGAGCGCCTGAGCCTGCAGTAGCGCGGCCTTGGCGGCGGCAGGGGCGTGCCGGCCCAGCAGAAAGGCGCCGTAGCTTGCGTAGGTCGCGCTCAGGTCGCTCTCGTAGCGCGCCGACTGGAGCAGCTGAATGCTTTCTTTGAAGCAGCTCTCGGCGTCGGGCAGATCGGCGGTTGGCGCAGGCAGTGCGGCCGCGTTGTCGGCGGCGCGCACCTGCCCGAGCAGCCGCAGCGCCACGCCCAGCTGCGCGCGCGCTTGCAGCCAGCGGATCAGCAGCAGCGCCTCGCTGATCTGCTCGAACGCCAGCGCCAGCTGGCCGGTCTGCAGGCTCAGCTCAGTCAAACCGAACAACGCGCGGGCCTTGTTCAGCCGATCCTCGCTGGCGTAGGCGCGCATGAGCCAGGTTTGCGCCTCGTCGAAGCGCCCGAGGCCGCGCAGCACATGCCCCAGCACGATCGAGTCGTACTGCGACGCGGCGGTGCGGCCAAGCTCAATGTGCGTCTGGTAGACCTCCTCGACTGCGGCGAGCGCCTCGGCGTATCGGCCCATGCGCCGCAGCGCTTCGGCGCGCGCGATCTGCGCCTCGCAAACTTTGTCGCGCGTGGCGCTGGCCTGAAAGAATGGGATGCTCGTCTCGGCGAGCCGGATGGACTCGGGCAGCGCACCGCGCCAGAGCAGCACATTCGCCAGCGCCACGGTGCAGTCGTGCTCTTCGTACTGCGCGCCCTGGTGCTGGAAGATCGCGCGGGCCTGCTCCAGCAACCCCACGGCCTGGTCGGTCGCACCGTGCTGGCGCAGAGTTGTGAAGGCCATGCGATACCAGCAACGCGCCTGGCCCGGCTGGTCGTCGAGGGCTTCATACAGCGCGCGGGCCTGCTCGAGCAGGCCTGCAGCCTCGGTGTAGTCGTCGCGGCGCAGGCTCACTACGCCGGCCTGGTAGAATGCGTCGGCGCGGTCGATCAGGCGCGGGCTCTCGTTGGCCAGGGCGATAGCGCGGCGGCTGGCGCGGTGGGCCAGCTGGTAGTCGTTGGTGTGGCCGGCCACGAAACACAGGCCATTGAGCGCCTGGATCTGGGCGGTGCGGCGGGCACCGCGGCGGGCGCTGGCGTCGGGGGCGCGGCTGTCGTGCTCGGCCAGGCGCAAGACGGCCTCGTAGGCCAGGATGGCGTTGGTGTATTCGCCCAGCAGCATGGCGATGTCGCCACGCTTGAGCTGGATCTCCCAGAGTGTGGCCGGGCTGCCGAGCTGAGCGCCGGCGTGAGTGTAGGCCTCGAGCGCCTGGTCGTAGTTGCGCAGCCCGTCGCGGTAGGCATACACCGCGCGGGCATGGTCGCCGGCCTGCAGCAGGTGCGGCAGCGCCTTGGCCCAGGCGCGCGCCAGGTACAGGTGCTGGGCCAGCGCCTCGACCCGCGCGTAGTGCTCTTGCTCGAGCACCTCGGCGGCGCGCAGGTGCAGCGCCTGGCGGGTCTGGTCGTCGAGCTCGCTATAGATCACCTCGCGCAGGGTCTCGTGGCCGAAACGGTAGCCGGCGCTATCTTCGATCAGGAACTGGCGGCGCAGCAGCTCGGGCGGCGGCGCGGCCGAGTCGGCCATGCGCGCGAGCGTGGTGGGCGTGAAGTTCTGGCCCAGCACGGCCGCTGCCGCCAGGGTGGCGCGCTCGGCGGGCGGCAGGCCGCGCAGGCGCTCGTCGATCGCCTGGTGCAGCTCGGCCGGCAGATCGAGCTCGTGGTAATCGGACTCGGGGCCATCCCAGGCGGTATGCCAGACGCCCTGGGCGTCGCGGGTGAGCTTGCCCTGCTCGTGCAAGGCCCGCAGTGTCTCGAGGATGAAGAACGGGTTGCCGCCGGTCGCCTCGGCCAGGCGCGCGCTGAAGCGTGGGGCCGGGTGCTGCATCTTGAGCGCGCGGCGCACCAGGTCGGCGCACTCATCGACGCTCAAGCCGCGCAGCTCGACCCGATGCAGCAGGCCGGTGCGATCGAACTGGAGCAGCGCGTTCCACACCACCGGCCGGCGCGGCAGCTCGTCGGCGCGCCCGCTGATCAGCAGCAGCACACGCGCATCGCGCAGCGCCGGCAGCGCGATCGCCAGTGCCTCGAGTGTGGCCAGATCGAACCAGTGCAGATCTTCGAGGATGAGCACCTGGGGCGCGATCTGGCCGAGTGCCAGCAGCACCGCGCTGATCGCGGCGTGCAGCGATGTAATCTGGTGTTGGCTGGCCGAGGGGGCCAGAAACGCAACCTGTGGCAGCAGGTCGGCCAGCTCAGGCAGCAGCGGCAGCAGCGCGCTGAGGGTTGGCGCGGGCACCAGCTCGGCCACCTGGCGCGCACGTGCCGGTGTCAGCGCGGCCACCAGTGCCTCGTGCAGCGGCCCGAATGGTACGGCCTGGGCATCTTCGCGCGCACGGCCCCAGCTGACCTGCGCGCCGCGCCATTCGGCCCCGGCGGCCAGCTCGCGCAGCAGCCGGCTCTTACCCTGCCCGGCATCGCCGGCCAGCAGCACCAGCCCACCCGCGCCAACCAGCGCCTGCTCGACCACATCCATCACCTCGGCGCGGGCGGGCTGGCGACCGACGAACTGCACATCGTTCGAGATCGCGAAGCGCTGCCCGGCGCCACCAGCACCCGGCGGGCGCTGGCCCGAGCGGCGCTGTTGGAGCGCGGCGATCTCCTCGTAGAGGCTCAGGGTCTCGATCTCGGGTTCGATGCCCAGCTCGTTCAGCAGCGCACTGCGGCACTGCTCGAAGGCGCGCAGCGCATCGGCCTCGCGGCCGAGCATGTAGTACGCCTGCATCAGCGCGCGGTGCGCTTCTTCGCGCAGTGGATCGGCCTGCACCAGCCGCAGCGCGCTGTGTAGCGCCTGGTCGTACGCGCGGCGGCCCTGGTCGTAGGTCAGCAACTCGTGCAGCGCGCTCAGGTAGCGCTCGCGCAGGCGTTCGCGCTCGTAGATCGCCCAGTCGTCGTAGCAATCTTCCAGAAAGTCGCCGCGATACAGATCGATCGCGGCACGGATCTGCTCGGGGTTGCCGGGGTGGTCGTTCCCGAGCTGCTCGAAGGCGATCAGATCGACCCAGATCGAATCGTCGGGGCGAAAGGTGACGGTATCGCCGCCGATCACCAGCGCGGCGGTATCGGCCTGGCCGGGCGGGGTAAGCATGCGCCGGGCGCGCCAGAGCGAATCCGAGAGCATGCGCCGGCCCTGGCGCGGCAATAGATCTGGCCACAGCAGATCAACCAGCTTGTCGCGACTCTGCGGTACGTTGTGGTGCGCGATCAGGTAGCCGAGCAGCGCCAGCACGCGCTGAGTTGGTGGGCGCAGCGGCGGGGCGTTCCGGTGAGTGATCTCGAGCGCACCGAATAATGCAATCCGAGTGGTTGGTTGGTTCATTGTGAAGTTCCACAGGGATGTTGTAAACGTTCCGCTACCGGCCCGGCGCGCACCCACGCCAGGCATGCGAACAGCTGCCCGACACACCATGTACATTGAACGTTCTGCGTGGCACAATTGTATGCGCGGCAGGATGGCATGTCAATCGGGCATGTCGGCAGGCGATTGCCAAGCCGGCGATGGGGCCGAGCACCTGATGGTCCAGGGTGGGGGCGCCGGCCTGGATCACAAACTGCCGTCTTACGTTATAATACAGGCGTACAAACCAAGCGAAGCGTTGTCTCACCAAGAAAGAAGCCTGCTATGCCGGTTGTGGCGGTAATTGGCGCCCAATGGGGCGACGAGGGTAAGGGGCATATCGTCGACCTGCTTGCCGAGCGTGCGCGCCTGGTGATCCGCTATGGCGGCGGCAATAATGCCGGGCACACCGTGGTGAATGAGCGCGGGGCGTTCAAGCTGCACGTGGTTCCATCGGGAATCTTCGATCCGAGCACCGTCAATGTGATCGGCAATGGCGTGGTGATCGACCCGGCGGTGCTGCTGAAGGAGCTGGGCGATCTGAACGATCAGGGCATTTCGATTGCCAAGCTATTTATCAGCGAGCGCGCGCATGTTGTGATGCCCTACCACGTTCTCCAGGATCAGCACGAGGAGACGCTGCGTGGCGACCACAAGATCGGCACGACCGGGCGCGGGATTGGGCCGGCCTACGCCGACAAGATGGCGCGCACTGGCATCCGCCTCGGCGATCTGCTGCACGAGGAGACGCTGCTGAGCCGGTTGCGCCAGGTGCTCGACATGAAGAATAAGCTGCTCACAGCTGTGTATGGCGTGCCGTCGCTGTCGCTGCACGAGGTGTACCTGCGCTACCTCGATTTCGGCCGCCAGCTGAGTGATCACGTGGTCGATACGCACCCGATCATTCAGCGTGCGCTCGACAAAGACGTACCGATCTTGCTCGAGGGCGCCCAGGGCGCGCTCCTCGATGTCGACAACGGCACCTACCCATACGTCACGTCGTCGCCGCCCGGCGCGGCAGGGGCCTGCCAGGGATCGGGCATCGGGCCGACGCGGCTGAACTCGGTGGTGGGCGTGTACAAGGCCTACGCCACCCGCGTCGGCGAGGGGCCGTTTCCCACCGAGGTGTATGGCGCCGAGGCCGAGGTGCTACGGCAGATCGGCACACCCTGGGCCGAGGTGGGCACCACCACCGGCCGGCTGCGGCGAGTCGGCTGGTTCGATGCCGTGCTGGCACGCTACACCGCACAGGTCAACGGCATCGACACCATGGTGATCACCAAGCTCGATGTACTCGACACACTGGCCAAGATCAAGATCTGCGTGGGGTACCGCCTGAATGATGCCGAGCTCGACTACCCGCCGACCAACGTGAA
The sequence above is drawn from the Candidatus Kouleothrix ribensis genome and encodes:
- a CDS encoding adenylosuccinate synthase, whose product is MPVVAVIGAQWGDEGKGHIVDLLAERARLVIRYGGGNNAGHTVVNERGAFKLHVVPSGIFDPSTVNVIGNGVVIDPAVLLKELGDLNDQGISIAKLFISERAHVVMPYHVLQDQHEETLRGDHKIGTTGRGIGPAYADKMARTGIRLGDLLHEETLLSRLRQVLDMKNKLLTAVYGVPSLSLHEVYLRYLDFGRQLSDHVVDTHPIIQRALDKDVPILLEGAQGALLDVDNGTYPYVTSSPPGAAGACQGSGIGPTRLNSVVGVYKAYATRVGEGPFPTEVYGAEAEVLRQIGTPWAEVGTTTGRLRRVGWFDAVLARYTAQVNGIDTMVITKLDVLDTLAKIKICVGYRLNDAELDYPPTNVKVLSQVEPIYEEVPGWQATTSGVRRFDRLPSAAQDYIARLCELSGARIGMVSVGPGRDQIIEVNPLF
- a CDS encoding AAA family ATPase, which translates into the protein MNQPTTRIALFGALEITHRNAPPLRPPTQRVLALLGYLIAHHNVPQSRDKLVDLLWPDLLPRQGRRMLSDSLWRARRMLTPPGQADTAALVIGGDTVTFRPDDSIWVDLIAFEQLGNDHPGNPEQIRAAIDLYRGDFLEDCYDDWAIYERERLRERYLSALHELLTYDQGRRAYDQALHSALRLVQADPLREEAHRALMQAYYMLGREADALRAFEQCRSALLNELGIEPEIETLSLYEEIAALQQRRSGQRPPGAGGAGQRFAISNDVQFVGRQPARAEVMDVVEQALVGAGGLVLLAGDAGQGKSRLLRELAAGAEWRGAQVSWGRAREDAQAVPFGPLHEALVAALTPARARQVAELVPAPTLSALLPLLPELADLLPQVAFLAPSASQHQITSLHAAISAVLLALGQIAPQVLILEDLHWFDLATLEALAIALPALRDARVLLLISGRADELPRRPVVWNALLQFDRTGLLHRVELRGLSVDECADLVRRALKMQHPAPRFSARLAEATGGNPFFILETLRALHEQGKLTRDAQGVWHTAWDGPESDYHELDLPAELHQAIDERLRGLPPAERATLAAAAVLGQNFTPTTLARMADSAAPPPELLRRQFLIEDSAGYRFGHETLREVIYSELDDQTRQALHLRAAEVLEQEHYARVEALAQHLYLARAWAKALPHLLQAGDHARAVYAYRDGLRNYDQALEAYTHAGAQLGSPATLWEIQLKRGDIAMLLGEYTNAILAYEAVLRLAEHDSRAPDASARRGARRTAQIQALNGLCFVAGHTNDYQLAHRASRRAIALANESPRLIDRADAFYQAGVVSLRRDDYTEAAGLLEQARALYEALDDQPGQARCWYRMAFTTLRQHGATDQAVGLLEQARAIFQHQGAQYEEHDCTVALANVLLWRGALPESIRLAETSIPFFQASATRDKVCEAQIARAEALRRMGRYAEALAAVEEVYQTHIELGRTAASQYDSIVLGHVLRGLGRFDEAQTWLMRAYASEDRLNKARALFGLTELSLQTGQLALAFEQISEALLLIRWLQARAQLGVALRLLGQVRAADNAAALPAPTADLPDAESCFKESIQLLQSARYESDLSATYASYGAFLLGRHAPAAAKAALLQAQALAQQCGMATLLEHIQHNLQRTIAEVSQPAPGQVQVRLARQGTPRGRPLRDDEFTEVIWTLDSPEDTEARNQGGKVAERQARIRRLCAEALAQGAEPTVGDLAAALGVNGRTIDRDIAALRAAGEIVVTRGASG